DNA from Algisphaera agarilytica:
TTTATCGCGGCGATCTTTCTGGGTGAATCCGCCATCGCGCCGCGGCTGCGGGGTGATGTGGGTCCGCTTAAGACGATCTTTGTGACGATGTTCTTCGCGTCGATCGGCATGCTGGGCGATCCGGTGTGGATCGTGCAGCACTGGTGGCAGGTCGGCGTGGCGCTCGGGATTTTGCTGCTGGTCAAGCCGACGGTGGTCTGGGGCGTCGGCCGGGTGTTCAAGCTGGCTCACCGCCACGCGATCGCGGCGGGCGTGTGCATGGGGCAGGTCGGGGTGTTCAGCTTCGTGCTGGCCCGCTCGGCTCAGGACGGCCAGGTCATCTCCGAACAGATGTTCTCGCTGGTGGTCAGCATCACGATCCTGACCCTGTTCCTGACGCCCTACCTCGTGACCTTCGCGCCCACCGCCGGGGCCAAGGGCGAACGGCTACTCCGCCGGTGGGGCCTGGCGAAGATCGGCAGCGGGGTCGACGCCTCGGTCGGCCGGGAGCTGTCGAGCCACATCGTCGTCGTCGGCTTCGGCCCGGCGGGCCGTGCGGTGGCCAACCGCATGTACCAGTCCGGCTCAACGGTGGTGGTCGTGGACCTCAACCCGCAGTCGATCAAGGCGGCCCGCGACGCGGGCATGCGTGCGATGGTCGGCGACGCCTCTTCGCCGGAGCTGCTCAAACAGGTGAGCATCGACACCGCCGAGGCCTTGGTCATCACCCTACCCGACCATTACCTGGCGATGGCGGTGATCGTCGAGGCCCTCGAGCTGGCCCCGAAGGTGCAGATCGTCGTCCGCGCCCGCTACCACCGCTACGTCGACCTGCTCACCCGAACCGGGGCGAACGTCGTCATCGACGAAGAAGCCAACGTCGGCGACCGCCTGAGCGAATCGCTACGGGTAAAGGTGAGCACCGACAGCGAGCGGGATCACGAGGTGATTAAGGAAGAAGCTACGGCTCCTGGGGGTAAAACAGAGACCGAGTAATCTAAATAGTCCTCCGCGTTTCAGTTCTTCTTCTGTGTTGCGACGAGTGTTAAACTGGTCTTTCAATGGAACAAGCCTTATCGAAGACCCGGGTTCGTGTGGCAAACAACCAGTTCGTACACACCGACAAAACAGGCAACGTCGTTGCTTGTTTTGAATTGATGGACCTGGAAGAAATCACGGTTGAGAAGAAACGAGACTATGTTCTCGTCATCGCGTTTGTGTCGCTAGGGATTGCCGCTGCAGTGTTATGCAAGCTGTATATTCCGATCGATTGGCTCTCCTGGCTATTGACCGTCGTCTTTGGCGTTTGCGTGATCTTGGTCATCCTTGGAGGGGAAAGTCGTGACTTGGTTGTTCAGACTTCTGCAGGAACGACACGGATTCCGGTGAATGACGATTTTGAGCAGGCCGAAAGTTTTGCTCACTCGTTAACACATGCGGCGCGGAGGTGTCGCTTCGAAAACGGTATATCAGCGACGCTTTCGAATGACTGCGAGTGAGTTAAGCGATATGGTTGATTAGAAGTGGATCATCCGCCCGTCGGTGCCCAGGGCCGCTTCGTGGACGGCTTCGGACATGGTCGGGTGGGCGTGGATGGTCGCGATGAGTTCTTCGGCGGTGGCTTCGAGGCGGCGGGCCAGGCCCATCTCGGCGATCATTTCGGTGACACCTTCGCCGATCATGTGGGCGCCGAGGATCTCGTTGTGCTCTTTGCCGGTGATGAGTTTGACGAAGCCGGTGGTGTCGCCCAGGGCCTGGGCTTTGCCCGAGGCGGCGAAGGGGAACTTGCCGACGTTGTACTCGATGCCCTGTTCTTTGCAGGCCTGTTCGGTGAAGCCGATGCTGGCGACCTGCGGGTTGCAGTAGGTGCAGCCGGGGATGGAGGAGTAGTCGACGTCGGGGGCGTCGTGGCCGTACATGCGTTCTACGCAGAGGATGGCTTCTTCCGAGGCGACGTGGGCGAGCCAGGGCGGGCCGATGACGTCGCCCACGGCGTAGATGCCGGGGACCGAGGTCTGGTAGTCGGCGCCGGGAGCTTTGTAGTCGGTTTTGATGTGGCCCTTGAAAAGCTCGATGCCGAGGCCGTCTTCGAAGAGGCCGTCGAACCGGCCGCGGACACCGATGGCGACCAGGACCTTGTCGGCTTCGATGGTCTGGGTCTTGGACTCGTCGTCGACCTTGGTAACCACGGCCTTGATGCCGGCGTCGGTGGTCTCGATGGACTTGGTGACATGGCCGGTGAGGATGTTGACGCCCTGCTTCTTGAAGGCTTTCTCGGCGGCCTTGGAGACGTCGAGGTCTTCGACGGGCAGGACGCGGTCGAGCATCTCGACAACGGTGACCTCGGTGCCGAAGGCGTTGTAGAAGTAGGCGAACTCCATGCCGATGGCGCCCGAGCCGACGACCAGGAGCTTCTCGGGTTTCTCGGGCAGGTTCATCGCCTCTTTGGAGGTGATGATCTTCTCGCCGTCGAAGGGCGCACCGGGCAGGGCGCGGGGCGAGGCGCCGGTGGCGATGAGGATCTTGTCGGCCTTGAGGGTGTACTTGGGCTTCGAGGTGAAGCGGACCTCGGCGGGCATGTCCTGGTCGATCGCGGGACGCTTGGGGTCGATCGAGGCGTCGACGTCGGCGTGGTCGTAGATCGAGACCATGCCGGCCTTGGGGATGAAGGCGTGGCCGGCGAAGTGGGTGATCTTGTTCTTTTTGAAGAGGAAGCCGATCCCGTTGCTGAGGTTGCCCGCGACGCTGCGCGACCGGCCGATGATCTTGTCCCAGTCGTAGGACAGGCCCTCGACCTTGATGCCGAAGTCTTCGCCCTCGTGTTGGATCTTGGAGTACATCTCGGCACCGGCGATGAGGGCCTTGGTCGGGATGCAGCCCCAGTTGAGGCAGACACCGCCTAGGGCGTCACGCTCGACGCAGGCGACGGACTTGCCCATCTGGGCGGCACGGATGGCGGCGACGTAGCCTGCGGGGCCCCCGCCGACGACGATGAGATCGAATTGGGTTTGGTTAGCCATAGCGAGGGGATTGTAGCGGCTGAATCCCGGTCGCGAAGCTGACGGTGCTGAAGGGGTTTACCCGCTCAGCCGCACATCGTGGGCATGTCGGCCATGTCGTACATCGCCACGACGTAGGGGTGGTCCTTGTCGTACTCGGCCAGCGGCTTGGGGTTTTCGGCGGTGCCCGGACCGCGGCGGTCGGTGCCGTCCTGCCCGATGGCCGAGTCGCCCAGGGACTGGCGGACCTCGTCGGCAAAGGCGCGGAGTCGTTTGACCACGTCAGGGTGCTGGTCGAGGAGGTCGTGCTGCTCGCCGGGGTCATCACGGAGATTGAAGAGTGCCGAGACGGCTTCATTTTCTTTGCGGAGGTGCAGCTTCCAGTCGCCCATGCGGACCGCTTCGAGTTGGTAGAGCTTGAAGTAGGCCATCGTGTCGTTGGTGGGTTCGGTGCCGTCCCGGAAGAGCAGGCCCGAGATATCAACGCCGTCGATCGGGTGGGTGTCGGGGTTGGGATGGTCTACGCCGACGAGGGCCGAGAGGGTCGGGTAGAGGTCGATGTGGCGGACGATGGCGTCGCAGGTCGAGCCCGCTTCGATGCGTCCGGGCCAGCGCATGAGGCACGGCACGCGCTGGCCGCCTTCCCAGGTCTGTTGCTTGTGGCCGCGTAGCGGGTCGTTGCTTCCGCCTTCGCCCCGGGCGCGGGAGCCGTTGTCGCTGGTGAAGATGACCAGGGTGTTGTCCTCCAAGCCAAGCCGTTTGAGCGTGTCGAGGATGAAGCCGGTGGACCAGTCGATGCACGCGACCGCCCCGCCGTAGCCGCCGTTGCGCGATTTATCGAGGAAGGGTTTGGGTACGAACAACGGCACGTGCACGTACATGTGCGCGAGGTACAGGAAGAACGGCTTGTCTTGGTTCGTCTCGATGAAGCGGGTGCACTCGGCGGTGTAGCGCTCGGTCAGATCGCGCTGGTTGGGCTGTTGCTGTTCAACAGTCTCGTCACGCATCAGCGGCAGCGGCGGGCTGTCTTCCCGGCCGACCTGTCGGCCCATGTCGTTGCTGTACGGCAAGCCGAAGTAGTGGTCGAAGCCGTGACGCGTGGGCAGGAACTCGGGCTGATCGCCGAGGTGCCATTTGCCGACGATCTGCGTGGCGTAGCCCGCGCGCTTGAGCTGCTTGGCGACGGTTTGTTCGGAGGTGTCCAAGCCGATGGGTTCGCCGGGAAACAAGACCCGTTCGACGCCGACGCGTGGCGGGTAGCATCCGGTCATCAGCCCCGCACGAGACGGCGAGCAGATCGGCGACACCGCGTAGCAGTCGGTGAACCGCATGCCGTCTTGGGCGAGCTGGTCGAGGTGGGGTGTGTCGTTGCGGGTCGAGCCGTAGGACCCGAGGTCGCCGTAGCCCAGGTCGTCGCAGTTGATGAGGATGATGTTGGGCTGTTCGGGCAAAGCTCGTCTCCGGGTTTAGGCGAAGACGACGGTCTTGTTGCCGTAGCGCAGGACACGGTCTTCGAGGTGCATGCGCAGGCCGTGGGTGAGGACCAGGCGTTCGACGTCTTGTCCACGGCGGACCATCTCGGCGGGGTCCTGGGCGTGGGTCACCCGGGCGACATCCTGCTCGATGATCGGGCCGGCGTCGAGGTCGGGGGTCACGTAGTGACAGGTTGCGCCGATGAGTTTGACGCCGCGCTCAAACGCTTGGTGGTAAGGCTTGGCCCCGATGAAGGCGGGCAGGAAGCTGTGGTGGATGTTGATCATCCGTCCGTCGTACTTCTCACACAGGTGCGGCGGCATGATCTGCATATATCGGGCCAGGACGACCGTCTCGGCATCCATTTCTTCGCAGAGCGATTCCACGCGGGTGAACGCGGGGGTCTTGTTTTTCGGATCGACCGGGACGTGGTGATAGGGCGCGCCGTAGTACTCGGTGAGCGAGCGGAGGTCGTTGTGGTTGGAGATCACGCCGCAGAGGTGAAACTTCAGGTCGCCGGTGGACCAGCGGTGAAGCAGGTCGGTGATGCAGTGGTCCTGCTTGCTGCACATGAGCACCACGCGGTGCGGGACGTCGGGGTCACGGATCTTCCAGATCATGCCGAACTGTTCAGCGATTGGTGTGAAACGCTTGCGGAGTTCATTGATGCCGAACGGAACCGAGTCGACGTAGATCTCTTGCCGCATGAAGAAGAGCCCGGTCTCGCTGTCGGCGTGCTGGGCGGCTTCAACGATCCAGCCGTTGAACGACGCGGTGAAGGACGACACCGCAGCAACGATGCCGACCTGGTCGGGGCAGGAGAGTGTGAGCGTGTAGCGGGGGCGTTGAGCGGCAGTCATGAGATGGGGCCGAGACGGTACAAGATCGGTGGATGATTTTACTGATATGTGGTGAGGCGTGGGTCAGGCCGCGGCTTGGCCGTGCATGGTCCAGGTGATGCCTTTGCCTGCTCGCTTGGCCTGGTAGAGGTGTTGGTCGGCCTGTTCCATCAGCTCTTCGCCGTCGCGGCAGCCCTCGTCCTGGAGCGAAGCAGCGCCGACCGACAGATCGATCTGGAAGCCCGGGCCCAGCAGGCTGGTGGCTTGTTGGCGGTAGAGCGTACGGATGTGTTGGGTCAGTTCGGCCGCCCGTTTGAGCGACGCCCCGGGGAGGAACAAGACGAACTCGTCCCCGCCGAGACGGATGGCCAGGTCTTCGTGATGCCGGATCGACGAGCGGATCAGGTCGGCCAGCAGCACCAGCAACTCATCGCCCTTGTTGTGACCCAGGTTATCGTTGACCTGCTTGAAGTTGTCCATGTCGATCATGACGCAGAGCAGGTCGGTGTCGGACTCGCGGGACGCCTCGATCAGCCCCGGGAGGTGGGCGTCGAGGAATCGGCGGTTGCCCAGCTCGGTCAGCGCATCACGCATCGCGAGCTTGCTAAGGGTGCTCACGGCTTTCTTGGTGGCGGTGGTGACGCGGTCGTCGAGGGTGCGACGGAGTTGGCGGGCGTCGTAATAGTCGCGGATCCGGCTCACGGCGAGGGTGCGCACGGCGCGGGCCATCCGGCCAACCTCGTCGGCGCGGTCGGTGGGCAGTTCACGGATCTGGGTTTGGCGCTGGTCGAGGGTGAGTGAGTCGAGTTGGTCGGCCAGGCGTGTGATGGGCCGAGCGATGACCGACCACGCAAACCACAGCGCCAGGCTTCCCGCGATCAGCATGCCCAGAGCGACCGCCAGGGTGCTCAGGTCGTTGACGAATTGCAGTTGGCCCAGGCCGAAGCCCACGCCAAGGGTGACCACGACCAACAGCGCGAGTCGGCTGTGCAACACGTTGCGGCGTCGGTGGGCTCGATCGAGCTTCGCTTCGGCGCGGGAGCCCTGGGGGTGCGGGTTGTCGGCGATGGTTTCGACCACACGCTCGTATCGGCGAGCGGCCGCGGTGTGTTTCGTCGGATTTCGGCGAGCTAAGGCCTGCTCCGACGAAGCCGTTGTGCGGCGAACGGTTGTGCGGGTTGGGGCGGGTCCGTTTGGGTTATCAGACGACAAACGGTGGCTGATTCACATCCGCGGGCAGCGCGACGCGTTCGATGTGAGTCGCCAATCGGGAGACGGGGTCGATGTCGACGAGCACGCCTTGCACCTCGGGGTTGCCCTCGGCCACGTCGAAGGCGGCGGGCAGGCCGGTGGACATGTGGTGGACCACGCGGTCGACGCGTCGGCCGAGCACGGAGTCCTGCGGGCCGGTCATGCCCAGGTCGGTGACGTAAGCGGTGCCCTTGCCCAGGCCGGGGACGGGCGCGCCGGGGATCGACGGGTCGCTGCCGGGCGAGGGGAGGATGCGGTGGTCGGCGGTGGGCACGTGGGTGTGGGACCCCAGCACCGCGGCGACGCGGCCGTTGGCGTGCCAGCCGAAGGCGATTTTTTCGCTGGTGGCCTCGCCGTGGATCTCGGCGATGACGATCGCGGGCGGCTGGCTGCGTAGCGACTCGAGGAACCGATCCAGCGCTGCGAACGGGTCGTCGGCCTGCACCGAATTCATGAACAGCCGGCACATGATCATGACCACCACGACATCGGGCCCGCCTTCGATCGGCGAGGGCAGCCGCATGTAGCCCTTGCCCCAGGCCTGCCCGGGCAGGTTGATCGGGCGGATCAGGTTGTCGACCGTGTTGAGCGTGTTCTTGATCTGCTGCTTGCGGAAGGCGTGGTCGCCCAGGGTCATGCCGTCGACGCCCGCGGCGCTGAGCTTTTTGTGCTGCTCGGGGGTGATGCCCGAGCCGTTGGCGATGTTCTCGGCGTTGGCGATGACCAGGTCCGCCCCGTGCTGCTCACGCAGGGTTTTGACCTGTTGGGTCAGGGCCTGTCGACCCGACGTGCCGACGATGTCTCCGAGGTAGGCGATACGCATGGGGGCTGATTTCTGATTGATGACTGATGAATTATGATTTTGTAGCCAGGGGTTGGCTTACCGCAAGATCAAACCCTAACAGATCGCCTCTGGCTTGCCTGATTGTCTTCAAATCATCAATCAAAAATCATCTATCATCAATCACTATGCGCTGTCCCTTTTGCCAAGCCAACGACGACAAGGTCATCGACTCCCGCGAGGCGGAGCACGGGGCCTCGATCCGCCGTCGGCGGGAGTGCAAGCGTTGCGGCAAGCGGTTTACGACCTACGAGCACGTCGAAACCAACACCCGGCTCACCGTGATCAAGCGCGACGGCAACCGGGTGCCCTTCGACCGCGAGAAGCTTATGGGCGGGCTACAGAAGTCGGCGTACAAACGCCCGATCAAGGCCGACCAGCTCACCACGGTGGTCGACGAGATCGAGACCGAGCTGTTCAAACGCGGCAAGAAAGAGGTCGAATCGACCGAGATCGGCCGGCTGTGCGTCGAAAAGCTCAAACGGCTGGACCACGTCGCCTACGTCCGCTTCGCCAGCGTCTACATGAAGATCGCCAACATCGACGACCTGCTCGAAGAGATGATGGAGGTCAAGGAAACCCAGCCCGAGCCCCCGGCTAAGGAACAGGGCAACCTTTTTTGATGCCTTCGCCTGTGCGGCGGGCGGCAGGGGTTCCACCCCTGCACCCGTAAGATTTTCACTCCTCACTCCTCACTCCTCACTCCTCACTCCTCACTCCTCACTCCTCACTCCTCACTCCTCACTCCTCACTCCTCACTCCTCACTCCTCGCGCTCACCAACGCGTCGGCCCACCGCCCAACAGTTTCCGTAATCCCAGCGCCGCAAACGCCAAGCCCACCGCGATGACAGCCAACCCCGCCGCGGTCGCGTCGCCGCCGGGGCGCTGAAGTGACGCGTAGATCGCCAAGGGCAGCGTCCGGGTCTGCCCCTCGATATTCCCCGCCACGATGATCGTGGCTCCGAACTCGCCCAGCGCACGGGCGAACGCCAGCAAGCAACCCGCCGCCAACCCGTGCCAGCTCAACGGCAGGGTCACGCTCCAGAACGTCCGCCACCGCCCCGCCCCAAAGGTGTGGGCCGCCTTTTCCAGGTCCCGGTCCACCCCCGCAAAGGCCACCCGCAGCGTCAGCACCAGGAACGGAAACGCCACCACCGCCTGGGCGATCGCCGCCCCGACCCAGGTGAACACCACCCCGTCCCCGGGCAACACGCCTCCCAACGGCCCGGAGTTGCCCAGCAGCTTCAAGAGCACGTACCCCGTGACCACCGGCGGCACGACCACCGGCAGCATCACCACCAACTCGACCAACCCCTTGCCGCGAAACGACCGCCGGGCCAGGACCAACGCCAGCGCGACGCCGGGGGCCAGGCACAACACCACCGCCGCCGAGGCGCAGAGCAGCGACAAGCCGACCGCCGAGATGATTGCTCCGACATCCATCACCACGACGATAGCAGGTCAGCGCGGCACCGAATCGAATCCCGCCTCGGCCATGCGTTGTTGGGCGGGTTCGCGGCGCAGCCATTCCAGAAGCCGCGTTCCGCCGGGCGAACCATCGACGACGCCCGCCGTGACGACGATCGGATCGTGGCCGGCCGGATCGACGAGGCACAGCACGCCGAAACCGTCGCCATCCTGAATACCCGTGAGGTCGCTGCGGTAGACCACCGCCGCACCGACGTCTCCGGACAACGCGTAGCGAAGCGCCGCCCGGACGTCGGCTGTGGGGATCAGACGCGGTTCGACCTCGTCCCATACCCCGGCGTGGCGGATCGCCTGCTCCGCGTAACGCCCGGCCGGGACCGAGGCGGGGTCGCCGATCGCGATTCGGGCAAATCGCGGATCGCGGAGTTGAGCGAGTTCGATGGGCTCACCCCGCCCGACGATCACCAGACGATTCCCCGCCACGTCTTCGATGTCGCTAGGCAAAACGCGTTGTGCCTCGATGAGCGGGTCCATCCATTGCGGGTGGGCGAGGATGACAAGATCTGCCGGAGCTCCTTCGAGCACCTGCCGGGTCAACGTCCCCGAGCCGGCCAGATTGAGCTGAAGTTCGACGCCGAGTTCGCCTTCGATCGAGAGACGAAGGGATTCGAGAACGGGCCCCAAACTCGCCGCCGCCGAGACCCACAGTACGTCAGATTTCCGCCGGTCTTCGCCGCATCCCGCCAATAAACTGCAGAGACACAGAGAGGTGCCTAGCAGCAAATACCTACAAAACAGGGGCTTACCGGCCAATTGTGGGGAGCGATATTTAGGCAAACGCGAGCCACACAAAACCATTGCGACAAAATGTCCGATAACGCCAAAGTGATTGTGACGAAAAAATCCTTGCATTGAGACCTATGACAACCTTAACATGGGGACGTTCGCCTGCTCATATCACCGCCGATTCTCGGCGTCAAAATTTAGTCTCACTTCTTGTTTCGTCTCTATTCATTTTCAGCTTTTCAGCGCAGATAAGTAAACACATCTTGCTTTCCGAAAGGTTTACACATGGCCAATGTGCAAACAATTGTTTCTCGTAAGGGCGCGGCGGTCCTTACCGTAGGGCCCGAGGCCAGCGCCCTGGACGCTTCCAAGCTCATGAATGAGCACAAGATCGGGGCCTTGGTGGTGTTGGAAAATGACCGCGTCAAGGGGATGTTCACCGAGCGTGACGTGCTGCGGCGCATCGTGGCGGACCAGCGTGACCCTGCGGTCACCCCGGTGGGCGATGTTATGACGGTCGATGTGGTGACCTGTTCGCCGGATATCGAGATCGACTGCGCCCGCAACATCTTTATGGAAAAACGCATCCGTCACCTCCCGGTGCTGGATGCCCAGGAAAAACTCATCGGCCTGATCTCCATCGGCGACCTCAACGCCTGGGAACTCAACGGTCAGGAAATGAAAATCGCAGCATTGGAGGAATATCTCTACGGCACGATCTAGCATCACGCCGACACAAGCATTCGCAACCCCCGTTAACGCGGGGGTGGCGGGTGGGGCCCGGGGGTCCCGGCCAATGGGAGGAACCGGGATCTAGAACGCCTTTCGAGCGTTGAGCCAACTGGTCTTGCCGCCGCCTACGATGGTGGCGAGGCCGAAAGCGGTTTGGGGGACAAACCGCGGGCTCCGTT
Protein-coding regions in this window:
- the nrdR gene encoding transcriptional regulator NrdR, whose amino-acid sequence is MRCPFCQANDDKVIDSREAEHGASIRRRRECKRCGKRFTTYEHVETNTRLTVIKRDGNRVPFDREKLMGGLQKSAYKRPIKADQLTTVVDEIETELFKRGKKEVESTEIGRLCVEKLKRLDHVAYVRFASVYMKIANIDDLLEEMMEVKETQPEPPAKEQGNLF
- a CDS encoding TIGR00282 family metallophosphoesterase, producing MRIAYLGDIVGTSGRQALTQQVKTLREQHGADLVIANAENIANGSGITPEQHKKLSAAGVDGMTLGDHAFRKQQIKNTLNTVDNLIRPINLPGQAWGKGYMRLPSPIEGGPDVVVVMIMCRLFMNSVQADDPFAALDRFLESLRSQPPAIVIAEIHGEATSEKIAFGWHANGRVAAVLGSHTHVPTADHRILPSPGSDPSIPGAPVPGLGKGTAYVTDLGMTGPQDSVLGRRVDRVVHHMSTGLPAAFDVAEGNPEVQGVLVDIDPVSRLATHIERVALPADVNQPPFVV
- the modA gene encoding molybdate ABC transporter substrate-binding protein, which gives rise to MQGFFRHNHFGVIGHFVAMVLCGSRLPKYRSPQLAGKPLFCRYLLLGTSLCLCSLLAGCGEDRRKSDVLWVSAAASLGPVLESLRLSIEGELGVELQLNLAGSGTLTRQVLEGAPADLVILAHPQWMDPLIEAQRVLPSDIEDVAGNRLVIVGRGEPIELAQLRDPRFARIAIGDPASVPAGRYAEQAIRHAGVWDEVEPRLIPTADVRAALRYALSGDVGAAVVYRSDLTGIQDGDGFGVLCLVDPAGHDPIVVTAGVVDGSPGGTRLLEWLRREPAQQRMAEAGFDSVPR
- the purU gene encoding formyltetrahydrofolate deformylase; the protein is MTAAQRPRYTLTLSCPDQVGIVAAVSSFTASFNGWIVEAAQHADSETGLFFMRQEIYVDSVPFGINELRKRFTPIAEQFGMIWKIRDPDVPHRVVLMCSKQDHCITDLLHRWSTGDLKFHLCGVISNHNDLRSLTEYYGAPYHHVPVDPKNKTPAFTRVESLCEEMDAETVVLARYMQIMPPHLCEKYDGRMINIHHSFLPAFIGAKPYHQAFERGVKLIGATCHYVTPDLDAGPIIEQDVARVTHAQDPAEMVRRGQDVERLVLTHGLRMHLEDRVLRYGNKTVVFA
- the lpdA gene encoding dihydrolipoyl dehydrogenase; the encoded protein is MANQTQFDLIVVGGGPAGYVAAIRAAQMGKSVACVERDALGGVCLNWGCIPTKALIAGAEMYSKIQHEGEDFGIKVEGLSYDWDKIIGRSRSVAGNLSNGIGFLFKKNKITHFAGHAFIPKAGMVSIYDHADVDASIDPKRPAIDQDMPAEVRFTSKPKYTLKADKILIATGASPRALPGAPFDGEKIITSKEAMNLPEKPEKLLVVGSGAIGMEFAYFYNAFGTEVTVVEMLDRVLPVEDLDVSKAAEKAFKKQGVNILTGHVTKSIETTDAGIKAVVTKVDDESKTQTIEADKVLVAIGVRGRFDGLFEDGLGIELFKGHIKTDYKAPGADYQTSVPGIYAVGDVIGPPWLAHVASEEAILCVERMYGHDAPDVDYSSIPGCTYCNPQVASIGFTEQACKEQGIEYNVGKFPFAASGKAQALGDTTGFVKLITGKEHNEILGAHMIGEGVTEMIAEMGLARRLEATAEELIATIHAHPTMSEAVHEAALGTDGRMIHF
- a CDS encoding sulfatase family protein, yielding MPEQPNIILINCDDLGYGDLGSYGSTRNDTPHLDQLAQDGMRFTDCYAVSPICSPSRAGLMTGCYPPRVGVERVLFPGEPIGLDTSEQTVAKQLKRAGYATQIVGKWHLGDQPEFLPTRHGFDHYFGLPYSNDMGRQVGREDSPPLPLMRDETVEQQQPNQRDLTERYTAECTRFIETNQDKPFFLYLAHMYVHVPLFVPKPFLDKSRNGGYGGAVACIDWSTGFILDTLKRLGLEDNTLVIFTSDNGSRARGEGGSNDPLRGHKQQTWEGGQRVPCLMRWPGRIEAGSTCDAIVRHIDLYPTLSALVGVDHPNPDTHPIDGVDISGLLFRDGTEPTNDTMAYFKLYQLEAVRMGDWKLHLRKENEAVSALFNLRDDPGEQHDLLDQHPDVVKRLRAFADEVRQSLGDSAIGQDGTDRRGPGTAENPKPLAEYDKDHPYVVAMYDMADMPTMCG
- a CDS encoding GGDEF domain-containing protein, translating into MVETIADNPHPQGSRAEAKLDRAHRRRNVLHSRLALLVVVTLGVGFGLGQLQFVNDLSTLAVALGMLIAGSLALWFAWSVIARPITRLADQLDSLTLDQRQTQIRELPTDRADEVGRMARAVRTLAVSRIRDYYDARQLRRTLDDRVTTATKKAVSTLSKLAMRDALTELGNRRFLDAHLPGLIEASRESDTDLLCVMIDMDNFKQVNDNLGHNKGDELLVLLADLIRSSIRHHEDLAIRLGGDEFVLFLPGASLKRAAELTQHIRTLYRQQATSLLGPGFQIDLSVGAASLQDEGCRDGEELMEQADQHLYQAKRAGKGITWTMHGQAAA
- a CDS encoding CBS domain-containing protein, which codes for MANVQTIVSRKGAAVLTVGPEASALDASKLMNEHKIGALVVLENDRVKGMFTERDVLRRIVADQRDPAVTPVGDVMTVDVVTCSPDIEIDCARNIFMEKRIRHLPVLDAQEKLIGLISIGDLNAWELNGQEMKIAALEEYLYGTI
- a CDS encoding cation:proton antiporter, whose protein sequence is MPSIWEPLFGIIVLLALAMTLGSIAERLKQSAIVGFMLAGLLLGPNVLGRFVQWFQEKQSDTVITGADAIPPQVPAVLRAMIDPAQITAIADLGVTLLMFTIGLEFSWSRLKRLGLKAIATGVMQIVVTMAATTAIVMLFNLSFTAGVALGGIFALSSTGVVMPALARRSEVDSVHGRFALGILLVQDIAVIPLVLIIAALGGTGTVGQVVWHTVGQFGIVAGFIVCCVVLVKYVVPRVVAFNAPTGNREVTVLFAIVLSLGAAWGAHKLGLSPALGAFIAAIFLGESAIAPRLRGDVGPLKTIFVTMFFASIGMLGDPVWIVQHWWQVGVALGILLLVKPTVVWGVGRVFKLAHRHAIAAGVCMGQVGVFSFVLARSAQDGQVISEQMFSLVVSITILTLFLTPYLVTFAPTAGAKGERLLRRWGLAKIGSGVDASVGRELSSHIVVVGFGPAGRAVANRMYQSGSTVVVVDLNPQSIKAARDAGMRAMVGDASSPELLKQVSIDTAEALVITLPDHYLAMAVIVEALELAPKVQIVVRARYHRYVDLLTRTGANVVIDEEANVGDRLSESLRVKVSTDSERDHEVIKEEATAPGGKTETE
- the modB gene encoding molybdate ABC transporter permease subunit → MDVGAIISAVGLSLLCASAAVVLCLAPGVALALVLARRSFRGKGLVELVVMLPVVVPPVVTGYVLLKLLGNSGPLGGVLPGDGVVFTWVGAAIAQAVVAFPFLVLTLRVAFAGVDRDLEKAAHTFGAGRWRTFWSVTLPLSWHGLAAGCLLAFARALGEFGATIIVAGNIEGQTRTLPLAIYASLQRPGGDATAAGLAVIAVGLAFAALGLRKLLGGGPTRW